The Planctomycetota bacterium genome has a window encoding:
- a CDS encoding pyruvate dehydrogenase (acetyl-transferring), homodimeric type, with protein MDVERPYPASLETSPSPADPDPQETSEWVEALEQLRVYHGPDRVRSLLRVLHEQSSRAGIDLPEVVQTPYVNTIPRSEEPPFPGDERIEKRLRAIIRWNAAVMVLRANRRDPSLGGHLATYASACTLYEVGFNHFFRGREDGAPGDQVYFQGHASPGIYARAFLEGF; from the coding sequence ATGGACGTCGAACGCCCCTACCCCGCATCCCTCGAAACCTCTCCCTCGCCCGCCGACCCCGACCCGCAGGAAACCTCCGAGTGGGTCGAGGCGCTCGAACAGCTCCGCGTCTACCACGGCCCCGACCGGGTGCGCTCTCTGCTGCGTGTCCTCCACGAGCAGTCCTCCCGCGCCGGAATCGATCTGCCGGAAGTCGTTCAGACCCCCTACGTCAACACCATCCCCCGGTCCGAAGAGCCCCCCTTCCCCGGCGACGAACGGATCGAAAAGCGCCTGCGCGCCATCATCCGCTGGAACGCCGCCGTCATGGTGCTGCGCGCCAACAGGCGCGACCCTTCCCTCGGCGGACACCTGGCCACGTACGCCTCCGCCTGCACGCTCTACGAGGTGGGATTCAACCACTTCTTCCGCGGCCGCGAGGACGGAGCCCCCGGGGACCAGGTCTACTTCCAGGGCCACGCCTCCCCCGGCATCTACGCCCGCGCCTTCCTGGAAGGCTTC
- a CDS encoding sigma-70 family RNA polymerase sigma factor translates to MPKPEKAAPRPAEEPLPPELLLSPGKRDNAPAPPAAPPSDLPPAEAAPLEEESFPDETALLEEPLDLEEEPAAPPERIEDPVRMYLTQMGEIPLLSRQEELRLTSRIDIMRKRYLTKILESPVAVQEAVRILEEIRRGELIFGRTIESDALLEIPKAEALERFPQIAGRARKAVEAARACYERLREGRGSPAQRARWSREFRAFRRRWVLLLQNVGIQPHKFQPAMDRLEEYARRAGEILAEISTPRGDRERHERLQAELDRIERETLEPPDALAARVREMRARFEDFEAAKRQLCAANLRLVVAIAKKYRNRGLSFLDLIQEGNLGLMRAVEKYEYRRGFKFSTYATWWVRQAIQRALADQARTIRLPVHMVDAVSKIRRAAGQLAHRLGREPGVREISEASGFSEAEVDQVLRVARSPASLDKRLGEKEDMSMGDFIRDDREERPESAASRRMMEERLESILETLSYREREIIKMRFGIGTGIPYTLKDIGRIFRLTRERVRQIEAKALRKLQHPIRARRLEGFLEGAAETEAAPAPPEEESRAEPA, encoded by the coding sequence ATGCCCAAGCCCGAAAAAGCCGCGCCCCGACCGGCCGAAGAGCCGCTCCCCCCGGAGCTTCTCCTGAGCCCCGGCAAGCGGGACAACGCTCCCGCTCCGCCCGCGGCTCCTCCGTCGGACCTCCCCCCCGCCGAGGCCGCCCCTCTGGAGGAAGAAAGCTTCCCCGACGAAACCGCTCTCCTCGAGGAACCCCTGGACCTCGAGGAGGAACCCGCCGCGCCCCCGGAACGGATCGAGGACCCGGTGCGCATGTACCTCACCCAGATGGGCGAAATCCCGCTCCTCTCCCGCCAAGAGGAGCTGCGCCTCACCAGCCGCATCGACATCATGCGCAAACGGTATCTCACCAAGATTCTCGAATCTCCCGTCGCCGTCCAGGAGGCGGTCCGCATCCTGGAGGAAATCCGCCGCGGGGAGCTCATCTTCGGCCGCACGATCGAATCGGACGCGCTTCTGGAGATCCCCAAGGCCGAGGCCCTCGAGCGCTTCCCCCAGATCGCCGGCCGCGCCCGCAAGGCCGTGGAGGCCGCCCGCGCCTGCTACGAACGCCTCCGCGAAGGACGCGGCAGCCCCGCCCAGCGCGCCCGCTGGAGCCGCGAGTTCCGCGCCTTCCGCCGCCGCTGGGTCCTTCTCCTTCAGAACGTGGGCATTCAGCCCCACAAGTTCCAGCCGGCCATGGATCGCCTCGAGGAATACGCCCGCCGCGCCGGCGAGATCCTCGCCGAGATCTCCACCCCCCGGGGAGACCGGGAGCGCCACGAGCGCCTCCAGGCCGAGCTGGATCGGATCGAGCGGGAAACCCTCGAGCCCCCGGACGCCCTGGCCGCCCGCGTCCGCGAAATGCGCGCCCGCTTCGAGGACTTCGAGGCCGCCAAGCGGCAGCTCTGCGCGGCGAACCTGCGCCTCGTCGTCGCCATCGCCAAGAAGTACCGCAACCGCGGCCTCTCCTTCCTCGACCTCATCCAGGAAGGAAACCTCGGCCTTATGCGGGCCGTCGAGAAATACGAGTACCGCCGGGGATTCAAGTTCTCCACGTACGCCACCTGGTGGGTGCGGCAGGCCATTCAGCGCGCCCTGGCCGACCAGGCCCGGACCATCCGCCTGCCCGTCCACATGGTCGATGCCGTCTCCAAGATCCGCCGCGCCGCCGGCCAGCTCGCCCACCGCCTGGGCCGCGAACCCGGCGTCCGCGAAATTTCCGAGGCCTCCGGCTTCTCCGAGGCCGAGGTCGATCAGGTCCTGCGCGTCGCCCGCAGCCCCGCCTCCCTCGACAAGCGCCTCGGAGAGAAGGAAGACATGTCCATGGGCGACTTCATCCGCGACGACCGCGAGGAACGCCCGGAGTCCGCGGCCTCCCGGCGCATGATGGAGGAACGCCTCGAATCCATCCTCGAAACCCTCTCCTACCGCGAGCGCGAGATCATCAAGATGCGCTTCGGAATCGGCACCGGAATCCCCTATACCCTCAAGGACATCGGCCGCATCTTCCGGCTCACCCGCGAGCGCGTCCGCCAGATCGAGGCCAAGGCGCTCCGGAAGCTCCAGCACCCCATCCGCGCGCGCCGCCTGGAAGGCTTCCTCGAGGGAGCCGCCGAGACGGAAGCGGCGCCCGCGCCGCCCGAAGAAGAATCCCGGGCCGAGCCGGCCTGA
- a CDS encoding cysteine synthase family protein, which produces MADIRDSILETVGRTPLIRLSRLFRKPGVELLAKHEGFNPAGSVKERIAVAMIEGAERDGLLRPGMTLVESSSGNTGIGLAMAAAVKGYRCLITMSRKVSRERRQMIRAFGADLVLVDGGSDEAWDRADEIAASDPARYFRIHQYRMKYNVEVHYRTTGPEIWEQTGGRVDVFVATLGTTGTIVGAGRFLREKNPRIRIVSVEPTPKNEQQGIRNISVQRVPEIWDPSVVDERMVCEDEPAFRLARELALKEGIFAGISSGSALWGALEQARRLDRGTVVVLLPDRGEKYLTTRLWNFADDPQVNA; this is translated from the coding sequence ATGGCGGACATCCGGGACAGCATCCTCGAGACCGTGGGCCGCACCCCCCTCATCCGGCTTTCGCGCCTCTTCCGCAAACCGGGCGTGGAGCTCCTGGCCAAGCACGAGGGCTTCAACCCCGCCGGTTCCGTCAAGGAGCGCATCGCGGTCGCCATGATCGAAGGGGCGGAGCGGGACGGCCTGCTGCGGCCCGGAATGACCCTCGTCGAGTCCTCCAGCGGAAACACCGGCATCGGCCTGGCCATGGCCGCGGCCGTGAAAGGCTACCGGTGCCTGATCACCATGTCCCGGAAGGTCTCCCGCGAGCGCCGCCAGATGATCCGCGCGTTCGGCGCCGATCTCGTTCTGGTGGACGGCGGCAGCGACGAGGCCTGGGACAGGGCCGACGAAATCGCCGCTTCCGATCCCGCCCGCTACTTCCGGATCCACCAGTACCGCATGAAGTACAACGTGGAGGTCCACTACCGCACGACCGGCCCGGAGATCTGGGAGCAGACCGGCGGCCGCGTGGACGTTTTCGTGGCGACGCTCGGCACCACCGGCACGATCGTGGGCGCGGGACGGTTCCTTCGCGAGAAGAATCCCCGGATCCGCATCGTCTCCGTCGAACCCACCCCCAAGAACGAACAGCAGGGGATCCGCAACATCTCCGTCCAGCGCGTCCCCGAGATCTGGGACCCGAGCGTCGTGGACGAACGAATGGTCTGCGAGGACGAGCCCGCCTTCCGCCTGGCGCGCGAGCTCGCCCTCAAGGAGGGCATCTTCGCCGGAATCAGCTCCGGCAGCGCCCTCTGGGGAGCCCTCGAGCAGGCCCGCCGCCTCGACCGCGGAACGGTCGTCGTCCTGCTTCCCGACCGGGGCGAGAAGTACCTCACCACCCGTCTCTGGAATTTCGCCGACGACCCCCAGGTCAACGCCTGA
- the selB gene encoding selenocysteine-specific translation elongation factor translates to MAAPLKPGDIYNVIIGTAGHIDHGKSTLVQRLTGIDPDRLPEEKEREMTIDLGFAPFQLKSGQRVGIIDVPGHERFIKNMVAGATSIDIVLLVVAADEGPNIQTREHVTIMSLLGLKRGIVVLTKADKADPEFRALVREDVAALVRGTFLEKAPVVEVSALTGEGIDRLVEEINRAVSETPPHDVSGVFRMPIQRVFSAKGFGTVITGVPVSGRARIGDTLEVLPAGRTGRVRSLQAYKAEVSEIRAGHSSAINISDIAHEEVRRGMVAATPGYFKASRYVEARFRYVPDKPRVLKNLAPVKLHAGTAECDGHIVLLDRKELAPGEEGYVQFRLDEPIVVAPGDPYIARLQTPMYTIGGGRILDASDQKLKRLKDEITLKLVEKEQTLTSEQSSIEFALKDAGRRTLTLQELSVAAKMPLSACEEALRALAPRLVRFEPNRFMHQAAFEATLDHLAVLVEQFHARNPLRAGMDVPVLRNESRLEPALFERALGALVERGTLVLEGEKVRRATFSVKLSREDAECAAEVERLVRETRFNTPRPDEIYARFPRYTRDRVDRVLALLVDNGSIVRLKDDVLFHREAVREAAEIIARAIEERGPIEAAQFRDLVGTTRKYVIPLLEHLDEIGVTQRVENRRILRKK, encoded by the coding sequence ATGGCCGCGCCGCTCAAGCCCGGGGACATTTACAACGTCATCATCGGCACCGCGGGGCACATCGATCACGGCAAATCCACTCTCGTCCAGCGTCTCACGGGGATCGATCCTGACCGTCTGCCCGAGGAGAAGGAGCGCGAGATGACGATCGACCTCGGGTTCGCGCCCTTCCAGCTCAAGAGCGGGCAGCGGGTGGGCATCATCGACGTCCCGGGCCACGAGCGGTTCATCAAGAACATGGTCGCCGGCGCGACCTCGATCGACATCGTTCTGCTGGTCGTGGCGGCGGACGAAGGGCCCAACATCCAGACCCGGGAGCACGTGACGATCATGTCCCTTCTGGGCCTCAAGCGCGGAATCGTCGTCCTGACCAAGGCGGACAAGGCGGATCCGGAGTTCCGGGCCCTCGTCCGGGAGGACGTGGCGGCGCTCGTGCGGGGGACGTTTCTCGAAAAAGCGCCGGTTGTCGAAGTGAGCGCGCTGACGGGGGAGGGGATCGACCGCCTGGTGGAGGAGATCAACCGGGCCGTGTCCGAGACGCCGCCGCACGACGTCTCGGGCGTCTTTCGGATGCCGATCCAGCGGGTTTTCTCGGCCAAGGGGTTCGGCACCGTGATCACGGGGGTGCCCGTGAGCGGGCGCGCGCGGATCGGGGACACGCTCGAGGTGCTTCCGGCGGGCCGGACGGGCCGGGTGCGGAGCCTCCAGGCGTACAAGGCGGAGGTGTCCGAGATCCGGGCCGGGCATTCGAGCGCGATCAACATCTCCGACATCGCCCATGAAGAGGTCCGCCGCGGGATGGTGGCGGCGACGCCCGGGTATTTCAAGGCCTCGCGGTACGTCGAGGCCCGCTTCCGGTACGTGCCGGACAAGCCGCGGGTGCTCAAGAACCTGGCGCCCGTCAAACTCCACGCCGGAACGGCGGAGTGCGACGGCCATATCGTGCTTCTGGACCGGAAGGAGCTGGCCCCGGGCGAGGAGGGGTACGTCCAGTTCCGGCTCGACGAGCCCATCGTGGTCGCTCCCGGGGACCCGTACATCGCGCGGCTCCAGACGCCCATGTACACGATCGGCGGAGGGCGCATTCTGGACGCCTCCGACCAGAAGCTCAAACGGCTGAAGGATGAGATCACGCTCAAGCTCGTGGAGAAGGAGCAGACGCTGACGAGCGAGCAATCCTCGATCGAGTTCGCGCTCAAGGACGCGGGCCGGCGCACGCTCACCCTCCAGGAGCTTTCCGTGGCGGCGAAGATGCCGCTGTCCGCCTGCGAGGAGGCGCTCCGGGCGCTGGCCCCCAGGCTCGTGCGGTTCGAGCCCAACCGCTTCATGCACCAGGCGGCGTTCGAGGCGACGCTCGACCACCTGGCGGTGCTCGTGGAACAGTTTCACGCCCGGAATCCGCTGCGCGCCGGGATGGACGTGCCCGTTCTGCGGAACGAATCGCGCCTGGAGCCGGCGCTTTTCGAGCGCGCCCTGGGGGCGCTCGTCGAGCGCGGGACCCTGGTCCTGGAGGGCGAGAAAGTGCGCCGCGCGACGTTCTCCGTGAAGCTCTCCCGCGAGGACGCGGAATGCGCCGCCGAGGTCGAGCGGCTCGTCCGCGAGACGCGCTTCAACACGCCCCGGCCGGACGAGATCTACGCGCGGTTCCCGCGCTACACGCGCGACCGCGTCGACCGCGTGCTCGCGCTCCTCGTGGACAACGGATCGATCGTGCGCCTCAAGGACGACGTGCTCTTTCACCGGGAGGCGGTGCGGGAAGCCGCCGAGATCATCGCCCGGGCCATCGAGGAGCGCGGCCCGATCGAGGCGGCGCAGTTCCGGGACCTCGTGGGGACCACGCGCAAGTACGTGATCCCGCTCCTCGAGCATCTCGACGAAATCGGGGTGACGCAGCGGGTCGAGAACCGGCGTATACTCAGGAAGAAATGA
- a CDS encoding sigma-70 family RNA polymerase sigma factor translates to MSSSLGDPDVELMLRFQKGDARAFEELVRRHTRGVLNLVYRYLGDASRAEDVAQDIFVKVYRARMKYEPKAKFSTWLYRIAVNHCLNEIRARRVQPTVAAPADDLLEEPAGENPDARLNRLELQQAVKAALDALPENQRMAVLLARYEEMSYGEIAEAMGLSLEAVKSLLFRARENLKQALARYARDGELREG, encoded by the coding sequence ATGAGCTCGTCCCTGGGCGATCCGGACGTCGAACTGATGCTCCGGTTCCAGAAGGGCGACGCGCGCGCGTTCGAGGAGCTGGTCCGCCGGCACACCCGCGGCGTCCTGAATCTCGTCTATCGCTATCTCGGGGACGCCTCCCGCGCGGAAGACGTGGCCCAGGACATCTTCGTCAAGGTCTACCGCGCCCGCATGAAGTACGAGCCCAAGGCCAAGTTTTCCACGTGGCTGTACCGGATCGCCGTCAACCATTGCCTGAACGAGATCCGCGCGCGGCGGGTCCAGCCCACCGTGGCCGCGCCGGCGGACGACCTTCTCGAAGAGCCCGCGGGGGAGAATCCCGACGCGCGCCTCAACCGTCTGGAACTCCAGCAGGCGGTCAAGGCGGCGCTCGACGCGCTGCCGGAAAACCAGCGGATGGCCGTTCTTCTGGCGCGCTACGAGGAGATGAGCTACGGCGAAATCGCCGAAGCCATGGGGCTGTCGCTCGAGGCGGTCAAATCGCTTCTTTTCCGCGCCCGGGAGAACCTCAAGCAGGCCCTCGCCCGCTACGCGCGGGACGGAGAGCTCCGGGAGGGTTAG